In a single window of the uncultured Dysgonomonas sp. genome:
- a CDS encoding RagB/SusD family nutrient uptake outer membrane protein — translation MKKVKIYLLASIAILFSACGDGFLDVEPNKQTEENFYKTTDDAWKALVGCYDGLQTVWSDGVSFPVASEVFSDNAFGGTGSSDDLKYQMLDEFDKSRSPSTSQVFDANWKAYYAAMLRCNMLISKEDQIEWGSNETLRKTYMSEARFIRAYLYFDMVRLWGNIPLVIIPTTDNVPQAAADDVYKLIAEDLTYACENMPAKPWSASDVTTNGGRVTKYAAEALMARVFLYYTGYYGKTDLAGVQQSTVLAYLEDIITNGNYGLVENFANLWPVSSVVKNEEEDNVNGKINYVGEDNKETVFAIKYTWTSDYNGNTDGNHWMIMTGIRSFDVYPYAQGWGACPVDPKLWNAFKSGDTRQAVSIASIKDEGLKLSAKQIQDQREYTGYYSKKYMPMSMYNDKGELQDASIINGAVNNMLGQYQDYVSIRYADVLLMAAELGSPNAQDYMDMIMERAFGDSFTQVYATKANILEQRRLEFVGEGIRYWDLLRQGIDVAAQTIATTTEVQNGGVKTTKSIAADKIRTTKGLQQIPQSEIDLSNGVLIQNTGW, via the coding sequence ATGAAAAAAGTAAAAATATATTTATTAGCGAGTATCGCCATTCTATTCAGTGCTTGTGGCGATGGCTTCCTCGATGTAGAACCGAACAAACAGACAGAGGAAAACTTCTACAAAACAACCGATGATGCATGGAAAGCCTTAGTTGGCTGTTACGACGGCTTACAAACCGTATGGTCAGACGGAGTCAGTTTCCCTGTTGCTTCAGAAGTATTTTCTGACAATGCATTCGGTGGAACAGGCTCTTCCGATGATTTGAAATATCAGATGCTCGACGAATTTGATAAGTCTCGTTCACCATCTACGTCCCAAGTATTCGATGCCAACTGGAAAGCATACTACGCTGCCATGTTGAGATGTAATATGCTTATCAGCAAAGAAGACCAGATAGAATGGGGCAGCAACGAAACATTGAGAAAGACATATATGTCCGAAGCCCGTTTCATCCGTGCATACCTTTATTTCGATATGGTACGCCTTTGGGGGAATATTCCTTTGGTGATAATCCCGACTACCGACAACGTACCACAGGCTGCAGCCGATGATGTATATAAACTGATAGCGGAAGACCTTACTTATGCCTGCGAAAATATGCCTGCAAAACCGTGGAGTGCTTCCGATGTTACCACTAATGGAGGGCGTGTAACCAAATATGCTGCCGAAGCGCTGATGGCAAGAGTGTTCCTGTATTATACAGGCTATTATGGAAAAACAGATTTAGCCGGTGTTCAGCAATCTACTGTACTTGCATACCTTGAAGATATTATTACAAACGGAAATTATGGATTGGTTGAAAACTTTGCCAATTTGTGGCCAGTATCTTCTGTTGTAAAAAATGAAGAAGAAGACAATGTAAATGGCAAAATCAATTATGTAGGAGAAGATAACAAGGAAACCGTTTTTGCCATCAAGTATACATGGACAAGCGACTACAACGGCAATACCGATGGTAACCACTGGATGATTATGACCGGAATCCGTTCATTCGATGTATATCCTTATGCACAAGGCTGGGGCGCATGTCCTGTAGATCCTAAACTGTGGAACGCTTTCAAATCGGGCGATACACGTCAGGCAGTTTCGATAGCTTCGATCAAAGATGAAGGGCTGAAACTTTCTGCAAAACAAATACAGGATCAACGTGAATACACCGGATACTATTCGAAAAAATATATGCCGATGTCGATGTACAATGATAAAGGGGAACTGCAAGATGCCTCTATTATAAATGGGGCAGTTAATAACATGTTAGGGCAGTATCAGGATTATGTATCTATCCGCTATGCCGATGTACTGCTTATGGCAGCCGAACTGGGCAGCCCTAATGCTCAGGATTATATGGATATGATTATGGAGCGTGCATTCGGCGATTCATTTACACAGGTATATGCTACAAAAGCGAATATACTGGAACAACGCCGCCTGGAATTTGTGGGTGAAGGTATCCGTTACTGGGATCTGCTTCGCCAAGGCATCGACGTAGCTGCCCAGACAATAGCGACTACAACCGAAGTACAAAACGGAGGAGTAAAAACGACTAAAAGTATCGCTGCCGATAAAATCAGAACCACTAAAGGATTACAACAAATACCTCAGAGCGAAATAGACCTGTCGAATGGAGTACTGATACAAAATACAGGATGGTAA
- a CDS encoding glycoside hydrolase family 2 TIM barrel-domain containing protein: protein MKRYYILLIISTILLSCTTQNKVRDNADFTENWKFCLGDDSLAYNIQYDDSKWRTLNLPHDWSIEADFSSDNPATPGGGALPGGIGWYRKEFIVNKSNENKNFYIDFDGIYWNSKVWINGHLLGERPNGYISFRYDLTPYIKPGEKNVIAVRVDNSQQPNSRWYSGSGIYRNVWLVTVNPVHIDHWGTYVTTPVVSEEKAEIKIVSNIRNTETTSQNAEIYSILVDAKGREITQTNGKLKINAQTNGEIEQSISIDKPVLWSVENPYLYKIITQIKQNDKIVDEYETPVGIRYFSFDAEKGFFLNGKSVKIKGVCNHHDLGCLGAAVNTRAIERQLEMLKEMGCNGIRTAHNPPAPELLDLCDKMGFIVMDETFDMWRKKKSPYDYSQYFPEWHEKDLTDLILRDRNHPSIFMWCIGNEVLEQWSHIDADTLDLQQANMVLNFANTLDKKDVKPKELHINSLLTVKLADIVRKLDPTRPITTGNNETEPSNHVLRSGVIDVIGFNYHEYNWINFHEKFPNQNLIITESTSALMSRGYYQMPSDSMSIWPERWDKPFNRPVHHCSSYDNCHVPWGTTHEDTWRLVKKYDHISGVYLWTGFDYLGEPTPFWWPSRSSYFGIMDLAGFPKDIYYMYQSEWTDKDVLHIFPHWNWQEGQDVDVWAYYNNADEVELFLNGESLGKKSKTDDQFHIFWRVPYQKGTLKAISYKNGKEVTTKEVKTTGDAVSIRLTADRQTIKADGKDLSFVTVEVLDAEGNTIPVADNLIDFSVEGNGFIAGTDNGDPTDSNSLKKPSRKLFSGKALVVVQSNKNSGKIILKAKSDGFKDTSIEIKTSK from the coding sequence ATGAAAAGATATTACATACTCCTTATTATAAGTACAATCTTACTCTCATGTACTACACAGAATAAAGTGAGGGATAATGCCGATTTCACCGAAAATTGGAAGTTCTGTTTGGGAGACGATTCTCTGGCATACAACATCCAATATGACGACTCAAAGTGGAGAACATTGAATCTCCCTCACGACTGGAGTATAGAAGCTGATTTTTCTTCGGACAACCCGGCAACTCCCGGTGGCGGCGCTTTGCCCGGAGGTATAGGATGGTACAGAAAAGAATTTATAGTCAACAAATCGAACGAAAATAAAAACTTTTATATCGATTTTGACGGTATTTACTGGAATAGTAAAGTATGGATAAACGGGCACTTACTAGGTGAACGGCCTAATGGCTATATATCGTTCCGCTACGACCTGACCCCATATATAAAACCCGGAGAAAAGAATGTTATCGCCGTTCGGGTAGACAATTCTCAACAACCTAATTCGCGCTGGTACTCGGGTTCGGGTATATATCGTAACGTATGGCTGGTAACGGTCAATCCTGTGCATATAGATCATTGGGGTACTTATGTTACAACGCCTGTCGTTTCTGAGGAAAAAGCAGAAATAAAGATTGTCTCCAATATCCGTAACACAGAAACAACATCGCAAAATGCAGAGATCTATTCTATACTGGTCGATGCCAAAGGAAGAGAAATTACCCAAACAAATGGGAAGCTGAAAATAAATGCACAGACCAATGGTGAAATAGAACAGTCTATAAGCATTGACAAACCCGTACTATGGTCGGTAGAAAATCCATATTTATATAAAATCATCACACAAATAAAACAAAATGACAAAATTGTAGATGAATACGAAACTCCTGTAGGAATACGCTATTTTTCATTCGACGCAGAGAAAGGTTTCTTTCTGAATGGAAAATCCGTTAAAATAAAAGGTGTATGTAATCATCACGATCTCGGTTGTTTGGGAGCAGCAGTGAATACTCGCGCCATAGAACGGCAACTGGAGATGCTGAAAGAAATGGGGTGCAATGGTATTCGCACTGCACATAATCCCCCCGCACCCGAGTTGCTTGACCTATGCGACAAAATGGGATTTATTGTAATGGATGAAACGTTTGATATGTGGCGAAAGAAAAAATCGCCTTATGACTATTCTCAATACTTTCCCGAATGGCACGAAAAAGATTTAACCGATCTTATTCTTCGAGATAGAAATCATCCTTCTATATTCATGTGGTGCATAGGCAATGAGGTACTGGAACAATGGTCACACATAGATGCCGATACATTGGATCTTCAACAAGCAAATATGGTGCTAAACTTTGCAAACACATTAGACAAGAAAGATGTAAAGCCTAAAGAATTACACATAAACTCATTATTGACTGTTAAGTTAGCCGATATAGTAAGGAAACTAGACCCTACCCGACCGATAACTACCGGCAACAATGAAACTGAACCGTCTAATCATGTACTTCGTTCAGGAGTAATAGACGTTATTGGATTCAATTACCATGAATATAATTGGATTAATTTTCATGAAAAGTTTCCTAACCAAAATTTAATTATCACAGAATCAACCTCGGCACTGATGTCACGCGGCTACTACCAAATGCCTTCCGACAGCATGAGTATTTGGCCCGAACGATGGGATAAACCTTTCAACAGGCCTGTACACCACTGCTCGTCATACGACAATTGCCATGTGCCATGGGGAACGACACACGAAGATACATGGCGTCTAGTAAAGAAATATGACCACATATCGGGTGTATATCTATGGACAGGGTTCGATTATCTGGGTGAGCCTACTCCATTCTGGTGGCCCTCGCGTAGTTCTTATTTCGGTATCATGGATCTGGCTGGCTTCCCAAAAGATATATACTATATGTATCAGAGCGAATGGACAGATAAGGATGTGTTGCACATATTCCCGCACTGGAACTGGCAGGAAGGGCAAGACGTGGACGTATGGGCATACTACAACAATGCCGACGAAGTAGAGTTATTCCTGAATGGTGAATCGCTTGGCAAAAAGTCAAAGACGGATGACCAATTCCATATATTCTGGCGCGTACCATACCAAAAAGGGACTCTGAAAGCTATTTCCTATAAGAATGGCAAGGAAGTTACGACAAAAGAAGTAAAGACAACAGGAGATGCTGTCAGCATCAGACTCACCGCCGACAGGCAAACAATCAAGGCCGATGGCAAAGACCTTTCATTTGTAACAGTCGAAGTTCTGGATGCAGAGGGGAATACAATACCTGTAGCCGATAATCTGATAGATTTCAGCGTTGAAGGCAATGGATTTATAGCCGGAACGGATAATGGAGACCCAACAGACTCTAATTCTCTGAAAAAGCCTTCGCGAAAGCTATTCAGTGGAAAAGCACTCGTTGTTGTCCAATCAAACAAAAATAGTGGAAAGATAATATTGAAAGCTAAGTCAGATGGATTTAAAGATACATCTATCGAGATAAAAACGTCTAAATAA
- a CDS encoding DUF5009 domain-containing protein has protein sequence MDNRSYALDALRGYAIVTMVLSGAVVYGLLPGWMYHAQIPPPTHAFNPAAPGITWVDLVFPFFLFAMGSAFPFSIRKRLERGESKLKLIYDALKRSIQLTFFAIFIQHFYPYVLSNPQDARAWGLSLLCFALLFPMFMQIPVKMPTWAHNVVKLLVYAIALVLLLTVDYADGRKFDPYFSNIIILILANMALFGSLIYIFTIKSKVWRIAVLPFLMAILLGKDIQGSFVSEVYNFTPLAWMYKFEYLKYLFIVLPGSIAGEYLMEWMNNRKSMEQKSGVKERNISYQILLISVALIVVNLCCLYNRWLQVNLVINAALIAYGYFILRKNTTVNEQLWKNLFTTGSYLILLGLFFEAYQDGIKKDPSTYSYYFLTSGLAFMAMIVFHVICDYYKCRCSTSFLVMSGQNPMIAYVATGLFTVPLLSLTGIYSVFDYFQHNSWLGFLQGIILTAIAVLVTMFFTKIKWFWRT, from the coding sequence ATGGATAACAGGTCATACGCACTGGATGCACTTAGAGGATACGCCATTGTGACAATGGTACTGTCAGGAGCCGTAGTCTACGGTCTCCTGCCCGGATGGATGTATCATGCACAGATACCTCCTCCCACCCATGCTTTTAATCCCGCAGCACCGGGAATAACATGGGTCGATTTAGTCTTCCCCTTTTTCTTGTTTGCTATGGGTTCAGCATTTCCTTTTTCTATCAGAAAGAGACTGGAAAGAGGGGAGTCTAAATTGAAGCTTATTTACGATGCTCTGAAGAGAAGTATCCAGTTGACATTCTTTGCTATCTTTATACAACATTTCTACCCTTATGTGTTGAGTAATCCGCAGGATGCCAGGGCGTGGGGCTTATCCCTGTTATGTTTTGCACTCTTGTTTCCTATGTTTATGCAGATACCTGTAAAGATGCCCACTTGGGCGCATAATGTAGTGAAACTGCTGGTATATGCAATCGCTCTTGTCTTGCTACTTACGGTAGATTATGCCGATGGGCGCAAGTTCGACCCGTATTTCAGCAATATCATCATTCTTATACTGGCTAATATGGCTTTGTTCGGTTCGCTGATCTACATTTTTACGATAAAAAGTAAAGTGTGGCGCATAGCCGTATTGCCTTTCCTAATGGCTATTCTTTTGGGAAAAGATATACAAGGCAGTTTTGTAAGTGAGGTATATAATTTTACGCCATTGGCTTGGATGTATAAGTTTGAATATCTGAAATATCTGTTCATTGTATTGCCGGGCAGTATTGCCGGAGAATACCTGATGGAGTGGATGAATAACAGAAAGAGTATGGAGCAGAAGTCCGGTGTAAAGGAGCGGAATATATCGTATCAGATATTGCTTATTTCTGTAGCACTTATTGTAGTCAATCTATGTTGTTTATATAATCGCTGGCTACAGGTAAACCTGGTCATAAATGCCGCGCTGATTGCTTATGGCTATTTCATTCTGAGAAAAAACACGACAGTGAATGAGCAGCTATGGAAGAATCTGTTTACGACAGGCAGCTATCTCATATTGCTCGGACTGTTTTTTGAGGCTTATCAGGATGGGATAAAGAAAGATCCTTCTACATACAGTTATTATTTCCTAACCTCAGGACTGGCTTTTATGGCGATGATAGTATTCCATGTCATTTGCGATTATTATAAATGCCGCTGTAGTACAAGTTTTCTCGTCATGTCGGGGCAGAATCCGATGATAGCCTATGTGGCTACAGGCTTGTTTACTGTGCCATTGCTGAGCCTGACAGGTATATATTCTGTTTTCGACTATTTTCAACATAACTCATGGCTGGGATTTCTGCAAGGAATAATATTGACAGCTATAGCGGTGCTGGTGACAATGTTCTTTACTAAGATAAAGTGGTTTTGGCGGACGTAG
- a CDS encoding alpha amylase family protein, with product MKNNNKMKNYSLLVLFSIFWLMVSCKAEQKTSESKSGKVALMWIDATANFERFSSPDTIDFYLEKIKSLGFTHAVVDIRPITGEVLYDSKVAPYMEEWNGVNRPVSFDFLGHFIKKAHSLGMEVHASLNVFVAGHNYVDRGLIYDNHPEWASIVYNPEKGLIPITQEKEKYSAMVNPINKEFQSHILSVLKEVVGKYPELDGLILDRVRYDGITADFSDYSKAEFEKYINEKVEKFPEDIFKWEKDKEGKFHRINGKHFLKWIEWRTKNIYDFMALARKEVKSVNPNVSFGTYTGAWYPSYYEVGVNFASKNYDPSKDFDWATPDYKNYGYAELLDLYTTGNYYTDITKEEALANNKSVWNETDSKAHSGVWYCVEGSCENLRDILKDNKFSGGILVDQFYDKPQDFARSIEMDLKMSDGVMIFDIVHIINKNMWKEVETGMRNGGMIK from the coding sequence ATGAAAAACAATAATAAAATGAAAAACTATTCTTTACTCGTATTATTCAGTATTTTCTGGCTGATGGTTTCATGCAAGGCAGAGCAAAAAACATCGGAAAGCAAATCCGGGAAAGTGGCTCTGATGTGGATCGATGCAACGGCTAATTTCGAACGTTTCAGTAGCCCTGACACAATTGATTTTTATCTCGAAAAAATAAAGTCGCTTGGCTTCACTCATGCCGTAGTAGACATACGTCCTATTACGGGAGAAGTGCTTTACGACAGTAAAGTGGCTCCTTATATGGAAGAATGGAACGGTGTGAATCGTCCTGTTAGTTTCGATTTCCTCGGACATTTTATTAAGAAGGCACACAGTCTGGGTATGGAGGTTCACGCCTCGCTTAATGTATTTGTAGCAGGGCACAATTATGTTGATCGCGGACTGATTTATGACAATCACCCCGAGTGGGCCTCGATAGTCTACAATCCCGAAAAAGGGCTAATTCCCATCACTCAGGAAAAAGAGAAGTATTCGGCAATGGTAAATCCTATTAATAAAGAATTTCAGTCTCATATTTTAAGTGTATTAAAAGAAGTGGTGGGCAAGTACCCCGAGCTTGACGGGCTTATTCTCGACCGAGTAAGATATGATGGTATTACAGCTGATTTTTCTGACTATTCAAAAGCGGAATTTGAAAAATATATCAATGAGAAAGTAGAGAAATTCCCGGAGGATATTTTCAAATGGGAAAAGGATAAAGAAGGCAAGTTTCATCGGATAAATGGTAAGCACTTCCTGAAGTGGATAGAATGGCGCACAAAGAATATATACGACTTTATGGCACTTGCCCGCAAAGAAGTAAAATCGGTAAATCCAAACGTGTCTTTCGGTACATACACAGGCGCATGGTATCCGTCGTACTACGAGGTAGGAGTAAACTTTGCAAGCAAGAATTACGACCCGAGTAAAGACTTTGATTGGGCTACCCCCGATTATAAGAATTATGGTTATGCCGAACTTCTCGACCTTTATACAACAGGCAATTACTATACGGATATCACTAAGGAAGAAGCTCTGGCAAATAATAAGAGCGTATGGAACGAAACCGATAGCAAGGCACATAGCGGTGTATGGTATTGCGTAGAAGGCTCGTGTGAAAATCTACGTGATATACTGAAAGATAATAAATTCAGCGGAGGTATTCTGGTCGACCAATTCTATGATAAACCGCAGGATTTTGCACGTTCGATAGAGATGGACTTGAAGATGTCGGACGGAGTAATGATATTCGATATAGTACACATTATCAATAAAAATATGTGGAAAGAAGTTGAAACAGGCATGCGTAACGGTGGTATGATAAAATAA
- a CDS encoding cellulase family glycosylhydrolase, translating into MRIFKYTLTLLCLLLPFWACGDDDDPITEPSIEASISAIPASFSFEADGGTSKMEITSNTTWRIDFPSDSWVKPSIQTAKGNASVTITADANDIEESRSATFTLSATGAESITITLTQAAKTPDPVIPDYIDPDKTGMSSDALVLAAKMKIGWNLGNSLEATDGTSAGETTWGNAKTSKKLIDGVKAAGFNTVRIPCAWNAYIEDQTTYKIKDSWLARVKEVVDYCVDNDMYAIINIHWDGGWLEENPTYDKQEEVNKKQKALWKQIAIYFRDYDEHLLFAGTNEVHVDYGTPSAENIEVQLSYNQTFVDAVRATGGRNAWRNLIVQAYNTNIDLAVSSLKMSTDATANRMMAEVHYYDPYEFCLQENNSVFLWGKDFTGAGTASWGQEDWADAQFAKMKANFVDKGFPVILGEYAASLRTSLPAADYANHIKARNYYLNYITKAALKNGMVPVYWDNGVTGDKASGLFDRATGEQVHTDAISAIIDAGN; encoded by the coding sequence ATGAGAATATTCAAATATACATTAACCCTACTATGCTTACTGCTACCCTTCTGGGCCTGCGGCGACGATGATGATCCGATAACGGAGCCATCCATAGAGGCTTCCATTTCGGCAATACCGGCATCCTTTTCTTTCGAGGCTGATGGCGGCACTTCCAAAATGGAGATAACATCGAATACAACCTGGCGGATAGATTTCCCCTCCGATTCGTGGGTAAAACCTTCGATTCAAACGGCCAAAGGAAATGCATCTGTGACAATTACAGCAGATGCAAATGATATAGAAGAGTCACGTTCTGCTACATTCACACTCTCTGCTACAGGTGCAGAAAGTATTACAATTACGCTAACACAGGCCGCAAAAACGCCTGATCCTGTGATACCGGATTATATAGATCCAGATAAAACAGGAATGAGTAGTGACGCACTTGTATTAGCTGCAAAGATGAAGATAGGATGGAATCTGGGCAACTCGCTTGAAGCAACAGACGGTACTTCTGCTGGAGAAACCACCTGGGGAAATGCCAAAACATCGAAAAAGCTGATAGACGGAGTGAAAGCAGCGGGGTTCAATACCGTGCGCATACCGTGTGCATGGAACGCTTACATCGAAGACCAAACTACGTATAAAATAAAAGATTCGTGGCTGGCACGTGTAAAGGAAGTAGTAGATTACTGTGTGGACAACGATATGTACGCCATCATCAATATACACTGGGACGGCGGATGGCTCGAAGAAAATCCGACTTACGATAAGCAGGAGGAAGTGAACAAGAAACAGAAAGCGTTGTGGAAACAGATAGCCATATACTTCCGCGACTATGATGAACACCTATTGTTTGCAGGAACCAATGAAGTACATGTAGATTATGGGACACCATCAGCCGAAAACATTGAAGTGCAGTTGTCTTACAATCAAACCTTTGTAGATGCAGTACGCGCCACAGGCGGACGAAATGCCTGGCGAAATCTGATTGTACAAGCATACAACACCAATATAGACCTGGCTGTAAGTTCCCTGAAAATGTCGACAGATGCCACAGCAAACCGTATGATGGCTGAAGTACATTACTACGACCCTTATGAATTCTGTCTGCAAGAAAATAATTCAGTATTCTTGTGGGGAAAAGATTTCACTGGTGCAGGTACAGCTTCATGGGGACAGGAAGACTGGGCCGATGCTCAGTTTGCTAAAATGAAAGCAAATTTTGTGGATAAGGGTTTTCCTGTAATACTGGGTGAATACGCAGCTTCGTTAAGAACATCTCTTCCGGCAGCAGATTATGCCAATCATATCAAAGCACGCAATTATTATTTGAATTATATAACAAAAGCAGCACTAAAAAACGGGATGGTACCAGTTTATTGGGACAATGGTGTAACCGGAGACAAAGCATCGGGACTTTTCGACAGGGCTACCGGGGAGCAAGTGCATACTGATGCCATCAGTGCTATTATAGATGCAGGTAATTAA